In the genome of Rhinopithecus roxellana isolate Shanxi Qingling chromosome 14, ASM756505v1, whole genome shotgun sequence, the window CTGAGCCCCATCCCACGATCACAGGGACTCACTTCAGGGTGAGCTTGCTGTTGCAGGTGGAACAGGAGAAGCAACTCACACACCAGGCCTTGTTGAGGGCCGACACCACTGTGAGGGAGGCGCGGGACTCAGCAGGGCTGGCTAGGCTGCCGCAGGCCCAGCTGGGCTCACAGCTGCAGCACCCAGGCCCCAGGAGAgtaggtggggtgggggagggaacaCAGGGCCTCACCATCGCCTTCAATCACATGGCTGCAGTTGTAGCAGACGTCCCCGAAGAGCTGTGGGCCGAGCAGGCTGTCAGAGCGGCTGCAGACAGTCACACCCTAGCCCAGGGCCATCATGCAGCCGGCCTGGCCCTCCAACACGGCCCCTCACAGGCATctcccaggccctgcctcccaggGCCCAGCTGCAAGGCTGGGTTGAGGGCACTGCAACGCCTTagaaccacccccccccccccccccccccgccccgggAAGGACAGCAGGCCGGGACATTGCTCCCCAGAAGTCCCCTTTGCTCTGGCTGCTGCTGTCCTGCGAGGAGGTGGACCCAGGTGGTGACCGCGTCCCATCAGCGCCCCCACCTTCTGTACCagagcaagggagggagggagggggttgCTGGCACTATCAGCCCCGTGTGCCCAGGACCTCACACCAGCCCCAGAACATTCTTCAAAGGAAgacactgaggctgagagagcTGCCTGGGTCTCGAGACCCCAGGCCAGGAACCAGGGCTGAGGGTGCAGGCCTGGGCTCAGCACCTGGCAGAGCTCCTGAGGGGGTGTCCACAGCCTCCCCTGCTCACGGCAGCTCTCCTGGCCACCCCTCCAGATCTGCGTCCCTCAGGGCTCTGCACCCGGGCTCACCTGGTTGTAGTGAGTCTCACAGTAGGCCAGGCCCTTCTTCTCATAGTGCCGGTGCCCCAGAAATGGCTTCTCACACTTGGCGCAGACAAAGTGCTGCGAGGACAGAGGGCGGGCCGGGCGGCATCAGGGCTAGAGCGGTGACCCCAAGGGACAGTGGTGACCCGGGGACAACAGTGACCCCAGGAGCCAGTGGTGACTCCAGGGGACAGCAGTGGCCCCAGGAGGCAGCAGTGGCAGAAGGGGACAGGAAGCAGAGTCTGGGCAGGGGAGGCCTTTCAGGATTCACACTGGGCAGAGGGCTGACGCCTCTGTGAACGCCCTGGGGTCAGCAGACCCCACCCCTCCTCTAAGACACCGGTCACCATCCCTTCCCAGTCTGGCCTCCCCCTCAGCAGCCTCAGCCCCAGGAGTCAGGTGCCAGCCCCGTGCTGTGGCATGGGGGGCCCTCGCTGGCAGAGGCAGCCCAGCCTGTCCACGTCGCGCCTCTGCAGGCACCCCCTGCAAGCCTGGGGTCACTGAGCAGCACCTTGCATTCCCCCAGGGATCTGCTTGTAAGGatgagggctgggggctggggcctgCGTCAGGGCAGGACAGCATGGCCTCCCACCCCAGCTGCCACCCATCACACAGTTTCTGGACACAGCGCAGGCCAGGTCATCAGGGAAGGTGGTGGGCTCGCTAATCCCAGTGTACCCATGAGAACATGAGAGCCCACCACCCAGCGGGGACACTCCAGGTGACCCCATGCTCACACCTGAGGAACTCTTCAACTCCGTGTTTGCACAGGGCTGTCCACATAGTGGGTTCTGTCAACCACAACCCCCGGGCACCCTGGGCAAACTGCCCCCAAGGTTTTCTCCTGACTTTGGAGTCTTTTAGAATGCCAGCAGGGGGAAGAGGAGAAGTGGGCACAGCTACCCAACCATGTGTGTGCACTCAGGTCTCCTGGCTCCCATGGGCAGGCTGGTGTCCCTGACTGACCACAGGGAGGGGCAGTACCCCAGAGGAAGGGCCTCGCCGGGAGCCAGCCACACGGCCTGGGCTGGGAGTGTGGAGGGGTTTCAGGGCTCTCACTGTGACCCTGAGCTGGGGCACCCCCAACCTGAGGCCACGTGCCCGCCAGCCTGGCTCACCTCCACGTGCCACTGCTTGCCCAGCGCGTTGACCACTCGGCCCTCAATGGGCCGGCGGCAGGCACCGCAGATGGGGACGCCCATCTTGTCATGGCAGGGCAGGCAGTAGAGCTCGCCTTTCAGCTCACGGGCCTCAGCCGTCAGCTCCTTCCTGGAAGACAGCGTGCAGCCCCCAGGTGCGGTCCATGCCCTTCTGCAGGGTCATGCCAGCAGCGCCTCCACCCCGGGGCGCCTGCAGAGCTGAGGCGGCAGCTCCCTCTGATCTCTGGGCTCTTTGAAGACTTCCTGTGCCCCAGACAGGCCCTGGAGCACACACTCCCCGCATAGCCCAGAAGAGTGGCCTGTGCTCTGCACCCAGGCCTCTGAGAAGCAGGTCTGTTCTCCagcccccctcctcctcctccaagccAGACTGGGTGTCTGGATAGGCACGGAGAGGACTGGAGTGGACGGTGGGGGTGGGTGAGGACAGGGGGTGGGTGAGGACAGGGGCTGAGGGGCTGCCTGTGCAACTCCTGTCTCTAACACCAGCACCAAGCCCACTCCCACTCTCTTGCCCGCCCTTCTACCCCTCAGTCCCTTCTGCTGCTCCACCTCAACTCTCGCCTGCAGTCTAGGGGCCAGCCCGCCTGCCTCCGGAGTCTCAAGTGCCCCCTGAACCGAGCCCTGGAGAGAGAAGCTTCCTGCCATGGCCGCTTCCCGGCCCCTGGCCCACTTCTGCCCTGCGGCCCCCCTCTCGGGACCCCTCTCTCTGCCCACCCTGCTCACCTCTCCCGCCTCAACACTTCCCCGGGGGGAGACCCCACCGCCCTGACCCTGGGCCAGCCCTGGCCCCCCGCCCGCCTGCACTGCAGGGCCGGGCCATGCACCTACCCACAGTGGGTACAGCTGAAGTGGTCAGGGTGGTAGGCGTCGCTCCTGAACATGAGGGGCTGCTCGTCAATGACCAGGCGGCACCGCTGGCAGACGTACTTGCCCAGGCCCTTGGCCTTCTCACGGTTGTGGCAAGGCCGGCAAAGATGCCTGCGGGAGGCAAGGGCATTAGGGGCAGACCTCCCACTCCCACACACCCCGGCCACCTCCAGGAGAAGAGAGCCGGGACCCCTGCCGCTTCGCTGAGCAGCTGCGGGCTTCCATGGGGCTCAGCCCAGGGTACAGAAAAGCAGGCTGCCCAGTCACAAGGCCCAGAGGGCCACAAAAGTGTCCTGGAAATGCGACCCACGCTCAGCAGGGAAGACGCCAGGACGCTCGAGTTCACTGCCTCTGGATcgtatttttcctctttctgctttctctaAGCCTAGGGCGTGCTGCAGAATACAGCAGACACTTAATGGATATCTGCTGAAAACACTTATTTTCCCAATGTATTTAACACACACGAGATAGAGTGAgtgtcactgtgcccagcagagTGGCCAGTGAGGGTCCTGGGAGGCCCACTCACCCCCTTCCTTCAGGATTTGCCAGATGAAGAAGGGCCCAAACTCGTACAGGCGATTTCTGTCTCCAAAGACAAGCACAGCTATGTCAGGCGGAGGTCCCCAAACCCAGCAACTATCATTACAGAGTCTTTTTGTGAAGACCTCAGAATAATTTCTGATGCTACTTGCTGTGTTGGACAACAGCTGTGTTCTCAACGAGGAGACAAATCAACATGGTTTCTGTTTCCTTGGACCTCAAAGGTGGCAGGAATCTAGATTCAGAGTCCCCAGATAAAGATACACAGAGGCCCCAATCCAACACCCCGGCCCCCATTCCCACCTGCCACCCGAATCTCTCTCTGGCGCTCCTGCTGCATCCAGGCCTCCCTTCCCAGGCTCCCCAGCCCCAGGGGCCCTCTCCACCCCTCATCAGCCTCCACGGCTGCCAACGCCGTGCTGGCCCCTCTGACAAGCTGGTCAGGGAGGATACTGAAGAAATCCAATCTCAGACTCAAGATCCCCACCCAGGTTATGGTGGGCAGACCCCAGATGCCAGGGCCACCCATTCAGCATCCCTCCCTGGACCCCAGGGCCTGCTACTACTGGGTCTGGACTCCATCCTGCACAGCACTGTGCTCCATCTGCCCTGGGGTATCTCCTCATCAGCTGTGTGAAGGGCAAGGGACCCAAGCAAAGACCTAGCCTCCACTCACTAAGCTGCTGACTGGCTCGCTGTGCCTCCCTGAGAGCCTGTGTGCCCAGCAGGGGCAGCAGCTCAGGGTCAGTTGATGGAATGCCTGGGCGAATGAATGATTGTGCAAGAGAGGAAGGGAGCCAAGGTGGGCATCATCTCCCCTCCACACTGGCCAGGGCCCTGGCTCTTACGCCCCAGTCTCCCCTCCACACTGGCCAGGGCCCTGGCTCTTACGCCCCAGTCTCCCCTCCACACTGGCCAGGGCCCTGGCTCTTACGACCCAGTCTCCCCTCCACACTGGCCAGGGCCCTGGCTCTTACGGCCCAGTCTCCCCTCCACACTGGCCAGGGCCCTGGCTCTTACGCCCCAGGAATGGGAAGCAGTTGTGGCCTGTGGCTTCAGTCTTCATCACCACAATCCCTGAAGCCCACCCTTGCCCAGACACCTgtgccccagccccaggccacCTCCTCAGCAGGTCTGGGGCTGAGCTGCCCCACCTGGAGCCTGTGGCAGCCAGTCTATGCCCCCTGCAGTGCCTCTGTCCCAGACTCGGCCCCATGACCCCACTCCACATGCTGGTGACTCCTCCAGAGCATCAGAACAACACTCAACCCACGAGGAATTACTTCTGTGTCAAAGATACAGAAATCAGCTCAATGCCTGAAAACTCCATCGCCACGGTCAATGCCCTTGAAGCCATCGACAGTGATCATCCCAATAACAGAAGGTCTGTGAGCCCAGAAATGCCCTGCTCAGGGTGGTCAGCTTCAAGCCACCACCGTTCCAACCAGCCTGGGCCAATTCTTCCAGACAGCCGCCTGCAGGCACAACAGGAAAGGGACCTGTGTCCTGGCTCAGACACCTCACACCCGGCTGGTTCTCAGGCCAGACAGACTGGGAAGCCCATCTCTCTCGTAGGAAGTCCAGATGGAAAACAGCTTCTCAACAGACCACGTCACAGCACCAGATCTAAAGGTGAccttcagaattatttttcagGTTGAATTAGGATCGAATCTAAGAATTCTAAACTCAAAATgcagcagaaaaacaaaacacacacacacacgaagccTAAGTTCCGGAGGGACACGagcttgggttcaaattctggctctgtcgCTTCCTACTGTTGGCTGATGGGTGAGTTTCTTCATgtgcctgagcctcagtttccttgtctgtgaaatggggcaaTAATCCCAGCTGCACGGGGTGACGTGAAGAGACAAATTTAAGATCCTGCCCTTAAATGCTAGCCACATACACACAGTTTTCAATGTTTAAACAACAAAACGTAAAgtcttttgaaatcaggaaagGTGATTTGGCTTCCTGTGTTGCTGGATGTATCATTTTTAGAAAGACAGAAACGAACTTTGTTCACTCAGTCTCAGAGGTGGCTGCCGGCAGCACTCAAAGGCACCCCAGCCCGGAGCCACCCCAGGGAGGAGCCCCGGGGCCAGCGGTCGGATCCACAGGCTCCTGTGCGAAGGGGAGCTGCACCGGCAGACACCCGGCCTCTGAGCTGAGCCGCATCCCCACGGGCAGGACAGCGCCCCATTATGAGGTGTCTGCAGCTGTGCCTCGCTCCAGATAAAGGCCATGATTTATTCGGCATGCCCAAATGGGGCCTCATTATACAGGGCAGGACACAAGGACCCCACAGCAAGTGTCCTCAAAGAGTCGCCTCTCACTCAGTGAGCAATACTTCTCGGCCTCCCACCCTCCGTTCACAGGCCCCCTCCACTGTCTGCGGGCGCAGGCCTGAGAGCGCCGCCTGTTGCCATGGCAGCcggcccctccctgccccccatcAGTAGGAAATCATCCCCTTCTGAAACGTCCTGTTGTGTCCCTCAGCTCCAGCCTAAGCCCCCCAGCCAGCCCCCGCCTGCTCTGAGTCTCTGAGACAGTCACACACTCAGCCTCTGTGGCCAAGCTGGGGGCGGGGGGCACGGGCTAGGGACACACTAGAATATTCACGCTCTGGTGGCAGCAGCCGCAGCCAGAGGAGCAGCCCGCCACACAAGGGACCCCTCAGGAATGAAACAGCCTTTCAGGGCCAGAGGGGCTGTggtctctcttcttctccttAAATAGCCAGCGTTCCACGAACCACAGCGGCACAGAGCCCTCTGCCACCGACACCCACGGGCGGAGATCACCTGCTGCCCCACAGACCCCTGCCCCTTCCTCCTGGACCAGCAGCTAGAGGTAAGGGGCAGGCCGGGTGTGGCGGGCTGGGAGCCCAGGGCTAAGCAGAGGAAACACTCAGCGGGGAACCCTGCCCAGGGAGACAGGCAGCAGCCTGTCTCGTCCCATGTCTTTGGTGATGGTCTGACCTGTGCATTGAAGGCTGACCAGTCTGAATTCACAGCAGCCCACAAAGCGATGTTTTGTCCCTCTGATGGGGGCTTGCAGAGGGGAAGTGGCTTGCCCACAGTCCAGGCTGCAATGACAGCACCCCTGCCCCTAACCATTAGGCAGCCTTGACCCATACAGGAGCCAGATGCCTGGGAGAGGGTTCAGGCCAGGGATGGACTGGTGCTAATGCAAAGGCAACTGCCACCACCTGGCCATGGCTGCTGCTACCACAGGCCCTCCCTGAGGCCACGCATGCCCACCTGCCACCTCCACAGAGGCCTAAGACCTGTCCTAGATGCTCAGCTCACCCACAGCCATGGGACCCAACACTGCCCAGGCCCCGGCCCCGTCCCATTCCACGCCCCTCCCTCCTAGGAACACCCGCTCAGTGGCCACCTGAGCAGTGAGCCGTGAGGAACCAGTGAGTCTAGGCTG includes:
- the LIMS2 gene encoding LIM and senescent cell antigen-like-containing domain protein 2 isoform X6, translated to MSPMVCAASPVSFLRHLCRPCHNREKAKGLGKYVCQRCRLVIDEQPLMFRSDAYHPDHFSCTHCGKELTAEARELKGELYCLPCHDKMGVPICGACRRPIEGRVVNALGKQWHVEHFVCAKCEKPFLGHRHYEKKGLAYCETHYNQLFGDVCYNCSHVIEGDVVSALNKAWCVSCFSCSTCNSKLTLKNKFVEFDMKPVCKRCYEKFPLELKKRLKKLSELTSRKAQPKAADLNSA
- the LIMS2 gene encoding LIM and senescent cell antigen-like-containing domain protein 2 isoform X4 codes for the protein MLFAPCCGSCGEFIIGRVIKAMNNNWHPGCFRCELCDVELADLGFVKNAGRHLCRPCHNREKAKGLGKYVCQRCRLVIDEQPLMFRSDAYHPDHFSCTHCGKELTAEARELKGELYCLPCHDKMGVPICGACRRPIEGRVVNALGKQWHVEHFVCAKCEKPFLGHRHYEKKGLAYCETHYNQLFGDVCYNCSHVIEGDVVSALNKAWCVSCFSCSTCNSKLTLKNKFVEFDMKPVCKRCYEKFPLELKKRLKKLSELTSRKAQPKAADLNSA
- the LIMS2 gene encoding LIM and senescent cell antigen-like-containing domain protein 2 isoform X8 codes for the protein MFRSDAYHPDHFSCTHCGKELTAEARELKGELYCLPCHDKMGVPICGACRRPIEGRVVNALGKQWHVEHFVCAKCEKPFLGHRHYEKKGLAYCETHYNQLFGDVCYNCSHVIEGDVVSALNKAWCVSCFSCSTCNSKLTLKNKFVEFDMKPVCKRCYEKFPLELKKRLKKLSELTSRKAQPKAADLNSA
- the LIMS2 gene encoding LIM and senescent cell antigen-like-containing domain protein 2 isoform X7 → MTGRHLCRPCHNREKAKGLGKYVCQRCRLVIDEQPLMFRSDAYHPDHFSCTHCGKELTAEARELKGELYCLPCHDKMGVPICGACRRPIEGRVVNALGKQWHVEHFVCAKCEKPFLGHRHYEKKGLAYCETHYNQLFGDVCYNCSHVIEGDVVSALNKAWCVSCFSCSTCNSKLTLKNKFVEFDMKPVCKRCYEKFPLELKKRLKKLSELTSRKAQPKAADLNSA
- the LIMS2 gene encoding LIM and senescent cell antigen-like-containing domain protein 2 isoform X5; this translates as MLTSNVTDGVCGEPSLLPEARHLCRPCHNREKAKGLGKYVCQRCRLVIDEQPLMFRSDAYHPDHFSCTHCGKELTAEARELKGELYCLPCHDKMGVPICGACRRPIEGRVVNALGKQWHVEHFVCAKCEKPFLGHRHYEKKGLAYCETHYNQLFGDVCYNCSHVIEGDVVSALNKAWCVSCFSCSTCNSKLTLKNKFVEFDMKPVCKRCYEKFPLELKKRLKKLSELTSRKAQPKAADLNSA
- the LIMS2 gene encoding LIM and senescent cell antigen-like-containing domain protein 2 isoform X2; this translates as MTGSNMSDALANAVCQRCQARFAPAERIVNSNGELYHEHCFVCAQCFRPFPEGLFYEFEGRKYCEHDFQMLFAPCCGSCGEFIIGRVIKAMNNNWHPGCFRCELCDVELADLGFVKNAGRHLCRPCHNREKAKGLGKYVCQRCRLVIDEQPLMFRSDAYHPDHFSCTHCGKELTAEARELKGELYCLPCHDKMGVPICGACRRPIEGRVVNALGKQWHVEHFVCAKCEKPFLGHRHYEKKGLAYCETHYNQLFGDVCYNCSHVIEGDVVSALNKAWCVSCFSCSTCNSKLTLKNKFVEFDMKPVCKRCYEKFPLELKKRLKKLSELTSRKAQPKAADLNSA
- the LIMS2 gene encoding LIM and senescent cell antigen-like-containing domain protein 2 isoform X3, whose protein sequence is MSDALANAVCQRCQARFAPAERIVNSNGELYHEHCFVCAQCFRPFPEGLFYEFEGRKYCEHDFQMLFAPCCGSCGEFIIGRVIKAMNNNWHPGCFRCELCDVELADLGFVKNAGRHLCRPCHNREKAKGLGKYVCQRCRLVIDEQPLMFRSDAYHPDHFSCTHCGKELTAEARELKGELYCLPCHDKMGVPICGACRRPIEGRVVNALGKQWHVEHFVCAKCEKPFLGHRHYEKKGLAYCETHYNQLFGDVCYNCSHVIEGDVVSALNKAWCVSCFSCSTCNSKLTLKNKFVEFDMKPVCKRCYEKFPLELKKRLKKLSELTSRKAQPKAADLNSA